Within Runella rosea, the genomic segment CGCAAGCCAAACAACGAGCAAAACGTAGGTGCCGCCCAAAAGACCACCGATATAGCTCCACTTGGGAGGGGCGGCAAAATGCGTCATGTTGGGGACGGTTTGCCGCGATAACACTATGTAGGCAGATAGCCCGATGACGGCCACAATAAAGATGGTAAGCGCTGAAAAATAAGGGTTTTGAAGACCTTTGCCCAATGCAGAATTCATGGCACTTTGGAACGGAATCAACACACCCGCCGTAATGGCGAGCATGATGTACAGAATAGAGTTGTTCATT encodes:
- a CDS encoding DMT family transporter, translating into MNNSILYIMLAITAGVLIPFQSAMNSALGKGLQNPYFSALTIFIVAVIGLSAYIVLSRQTVPNMTHFAAPPKWSYIGGLLGGTYVLLVVWLAPKLGIGNVTVLVLMGQVIAAMVIDQFGLLGAPLHPITWQRLIGVVLLCTGVYVIRKF